ATCGTGATGAACCTGCCCCACAGCGCCGACGAGTTCCTCGACGCCGCGGTGCGGATCGCCGGCGACGACTGTCTGATCCATTTCTACGATATCCAGCACGAGGACGACCCCTTCGCCCCCGGCGAGGCGGCGATCCGCGCGGCCGCCCAGCCGGCGTACGAGGTGACCGTCGAGAACCGCCACGAGGTGCGGTCCTACGCGCCCCACGAGCTGAACGTCTGTCTGGACGTCCGGCTCGCGGCGAGCGAGTGAAGCGGGTGCGAAACGGTGACGCAGGACAGCGGGCGGGCGACTTCGCAACCCTTAAGCAATCCATCGGGCGTATGTTTGAGTGCGAACAGCGACACCGCGCCGGTGTAGCTCAGACTGGCTAGAGCGATTCCTTCGTAAGGAATAGGCCGGGGGTTCAAATCCCCCCACCGGCTTCCTTTTCCCGCGACCAACTCCGCTACCGTTCCCCGTTTCGCTGCAGGCCGAACGCCCTCGTTCGCAGGAGCGCCTCCTGATAGTCGTCTTCGACGGGCCTGAACACGGGGTTGACGAGCAGATCGCCGTCCATCTCGACGCCGGCGCCGCCCATCGTGTACACCTGCGGCTGGACGAACTCGCCCTGATCGACTTCCTGTTCGGGATCGACAACGTACCCGACGCGCTCGCTGTAGTCGGGCAACTCGGCGTCCCGGTCGACGAACATCGCCACGAGCTCGCCGTCGCGGTACCGTATCATTCTGGTGTTGTACGAGTCTCCGAGCGCCGTTCCGTCCGCCAGCGTGACTGCCGGCGACCAGTCGATCACGGGCGACGTGATGATGAACTCGCCGATCGACTGGAAGTCCTGCTGGAACATCGCGAACTCGTACTCACGGTCGATCACGAAGTCCGGGTCGTCGTCGTCACCGTCCCTCGGATCCACCCCGTCGCCCGAGTCCGTCTCGTTCGTCTGTTGTCCGGCGGCGACGCCCGAAGAAAGCCCGACGACGCCGCCGAGCGCCAGCGCCCCGCTCCGGAGGACGCCGCGTCGCGATTCGTTCCAGCCGGTACTGTCGTTCTCGGAATCGTTTCGTGTCATAGTATATCGGGGGCCGACGCGCTTTCGGTCGCGCGCTTCGGATTCGCCGAGAGCGAGGGCGACGCTCGGGTGGCGCGCTGCTGGCGTCCCTATCGTACCGGTGCGGCCGGCGTCGCACAGAAGGGCTCCTGGCCCGCGCACGCCGAAGAGCGCGCTCGATGTCTGACCCGGATTGGAACTGCGGTTCCGAGCGGAAAGTTATAGAGTGCGTACTCGGCGGCGTTTTCATTGCGGGTTCGGTCGGGGAAAAAACGGCCGCTTACAGCGCCTAACTTCGGCTTCGGCGATACGTCAGTGTGGCGACCGGATCTTCGACGACCGGCTCTCGGCGTCGTTGAGGATACGGATTCGGTTCGGTCCGCGTCCTTCGGATCCGCTATCGGACTACGTCCGCTTTCGGTCGTCCGGAGCGGTGACCGGCGGCTATAACGTCATCCTTGGCGCGCCGACGCCTCGAACTTTGGAGGCGCGTCGAGCTGCACTCGTCACGCGTTACGACGGCACGCGACACGATCCCCTCGCGGCGGGCGAAACGTCGGTCACTGGTCCGGCAGTCATCGCGCCGGATCGCGTAGAGGTTTTACTCCGCACCGGCTTGCCGTTCCGCCCGCTGTTACCCGGCCGGTCGATCTCGAAATCGCATCGGAGAACCCGTTCAGGCCGAATATCGGTGCGAGTACTGCCGCACTTCCGGCGGTTCGTACTGCTCGCCGTCCCTCGTGTGGGTGCGAGCGCAGTTCGGACAGGCGTAGGCCGCCCGATCTGACTCGGCGATCTCCACCCGAGCGCCGCCGCACCGCCTGCAGATGGGTTCGGTGTCGTTCCGCTCTGTGCCGGCCTGTCGGCGTCGGCCACCGACGACCTCGCTCTGGCGTTGAGAAATCGCCATGTGGTCAGTAACGAGTCTTACTTAATTAATAGTGTACAATTTCACGGCGAGTGATCGTTTGAGGATCGGAGTAACACGGCCTATCGCGGCCGCTCGCCGCGGCAAACGAGGTGCCGTAGCGGCGCCCGGGTCGAATTAGCGACAACGGACGCCGCCGCAGCGGCGCGACGGCGCGACCGCGTCGACGCCGCCACGGCCGTCACTCGCTCAGTCGTCGCCGTGGCCCTTCTTTTTGCCGCGGCCGTGATCGTCGTCGTTCCAGACGTTCCCGAGCAGTGTTCGGATGTCCTTCCCGGTAATCCGCCCGTCGTCGTTCGCGTCGTAGAGGCTCACCAGCGGGCCGTTGCCGGTGATCGAGCCGGCGCTCTTGATCGATAGCGTCGTCGTGAGGTCGCCGACGGAAAGCTCGTAGTCTCCCGGTTCGACGATCTTCGACTGAATGGCGGGGACGTCGCCCGGGACGACTTCCAGGGCCGAGAGGTCGGCCTCGATGTTCACAGTTTTGGTCTCCCCGGCGTCGAGGTGGACGCGCTCGTAGCCCAGCAGCCGGCGCAGCGGCTGGAGCACCGAGCCGTACGACTGCGTGTTGAACACCTCGACGACGTGTTCGCCCGCCATACCGCCGGTGTTCTCGACGTCGACGCTGGTCCGTACCGTTTCGGCTTTCGCGGGATCCTTGACCGAACTCGGCGCCACCGAGAGGTTCGAGTACTCGAAGTCGGTGTAGCTCAGGCCGCGCCCGAACTCGTACAGCGGGGAGTTGTCGGTCGCGCCCGTCGACGTCGGCGGGTAGCGGTTGTACGGCATCGGCACCGTCCCGACGGGCGTGCCGGGGTTCCGGGGCCAACTGAAGGCCAGCTTGCCGGAGGGGTTGTACTCGCCGACGAGCGTCTCCGCGACGGCGACGCCGCCGTCGCTGCCGGGCTGGCCGGCGAACAGCAGCGCGTCGAGCTGGTCGAACGTCTCCGAGTCGCCGCGGGGCGCTCCGGCGAGCATGACGCCGACGACGGGCGTGTCGTCGTCGGTCTCCTCGTCGACGACGTCGACGAGCGCCTGCTGGGCCTCGTCGAGGACGAGCTCGTCGCGGTCGCCGAACCCCTCGTTGTGACAGCCCTCGCCGATCACGACGACGACCGCGTCGGCGTCGGGCGCGGCATCGCGGACGGCGTCTTCCTGATCCTCGGTAAAGTCGAAGTTCCCGTTCTCGTCGCTCTGCTGATTCTGGCCGTCGCCCTGGCCGGCGTACCACGTCGAGTTCTCGTAGGTCGTGGGCACGTGGGTCAGGTCGTCGACGCGGCTCTCCAGCTCGTCGACGAGCAGGCTCTGGCGCGGGAACGGGCCGCCCGCGCTCGGACCCTGCCAGCCCAGCGACCAGCCGCCGTGTTGCATCAGCGCGCGGGTGTTGTTGCCGTCCCCGTCGACGCCGGGCCCGGTCAGCAGCACGTCCTCGTCGCCCGACAGCGGGAGCGTTTCTTCGTCGTTCTCCAGCAGTACCAGCGACTCTTTCGCCAACTGCTCGGAGGACTCCTGTGCGCCTCCGAGGGTCCCGCCGATGCGCGATTCGTCGACGGTCGGCTCCTCGAACAGGCCCAGATCGACCTTGAGTTCGAGCACCTTCCGGACGGCCTCGTCGATGCGCTCCATCGGGATCTCGCCGTCTTCGACCAGACTGACGACGGTGTCGATGAACTGGACCGGCCCCGGAGCGGTGCCGCCGTTGCCGATCATGTACATGTCCACGCCCGCGTTGATCGCCTCCTTCGTCGCGGTCCGGAAGTCGGGCGCGTAGTCGTGGTTCGAGAGCATCCGATAGAGGTCGTCCCAGTCCGAGAGGATCAGCCCCTCGAACCCGTAGCGCTCGCGGAGCACCTCCGTCAGCAGCCAGTGGGAGGCGTGGGCGGGCTTGCCGTTGACCGCGCCGCTGTTGACCATCACCGTGCCGGGCTCGGCCTCCAGCGCTTCCTGATACGGCGGGAACAGGTTCGTCCGGAGATCGCGCATCGACGTCGACGCCGGGGCGCGATCGTTACCGTTGTTCGGGATCGAGTACGCGCCGAAGTGCTTGACGCAGGCGGTCATCCGGTCGTCGTCCTCTAGCGCTCGAGCGCGCGCACGCGAGATATCGCCTTCGAGCTTGGGATCCTCGCTGATCCCCTCGAAGAACCGGCCCCAGCGCGGGTCGCGCTGGAGGTCAGTCGTCGGCGCGAACGTCCAGTGGGCGCCCATCGACGCCGTCGCGTCGCTGGTGTGGCGCTCGGCCTCGGCGACGAGCTTCGGATCCCGCGTCGACCCCATGTTCAGCCGCTGGGGGAGCGACGTCGCGCCCTCCAGCAGGACGTTGCCGTGGGTCGCGTCGACGCCGTAGAGGAACGGGATCCCGTGGTCGGCGTGTTCGAGGTTGTACGCCTGGAGGTCGTTGATCCCCTCGACGACCTCCTGGGCGTCGAAGCTCGGCGGCGCCGCGCCGCCCGAGAGGATCGACCCGACGCCGAGCTCCGAGAAGTACTCGCCGAGCGTGTCGACGCCGAAACTGGCCGGCAGTGGATCGTCTTCTCCGTCACCCGAGGTCGCCTCGGGATCGAAGGTGCTGACCGCCACCTGCGTCATCTGGGCGGCCTTCTGTTCGAGCGAGAGCGACTCCAGAAGCTCGTCTACGTCGACCTCGTCGTCGTCGCCGCCCGCGGCGGCCTCGCCGGCGCCGATCGCCGCCGTCGCCGTGGCCGCCCCGGTCGCCTTCATGAACGTCCGCCGCGACGCGTCCGCGTGCGATGCCTCGTCGTGACCGTCACTGTCGTGTGACATTCCACGCGACCGTACCGAAGAGGGATAATTTGTAATTGAGTTTGTAATTATATTTCATGTCGGAGACGCTGGTCGGTCGGCGTTTACGGGGATTTTACCGCTCACATAGCGCTGGGCTACCCACCTCCGCAGCGATTGGAGTGGAGTTCTACTCCGCGCCGCCGTCCGACGCCGCGCCTCGATCTTGCATCGCGTGACAACTTCCTCGGAAGCCCCGTGGGATCGTCGCGCTCAAGGGCGGCGTCGCCGAACCCCGATCCGATGGACGCCCACCGGTACCACTACGACACGGTCGTCGCCGCGATCCGGCTGCTCGACGAGCACGACGAGGCCCTCGGCGAACCCGACGAACTGCGCGATCGGCTGATCGAACTCGGTGGAATCCTGCGGGACGGCGTCGAGGACGACGCCGAGTTGCGCATCGGCGACCACGACGTGAGCCACCTGTTACCCGACGAGGAATGACCACCCGGTGGCGCGGATCGTTGCGCGTCTGACTAAGAGTTAAGTTTCCACCCTCACTTGGCAAGTACATGGAGACGACATCGGAGGAGATCACCGCCCTCGTCGGCAGGGAAGTGTACTCGAACAACGGGGTGTTCGTCGGGGAGGTAGAGGACGTCCGCCTCGACCTCGACAACCAGCAGGTGACGGGACTCGCGCTCCACGAACTGAACCCGGAGCTGTTCTCGGGCTACGTGGGCGACTCTCGCGGCGTGTTGATCCCCTACCGCTGGGTGCGGTCGGTGGGCGACGTGGTGCTGATCAACGATATCATCGAGCGACTCCGCCCCCGGGAGGAAGAGGGCGCAGACGAAGTCGTCGTCTGACCGGCGGCACGCTCTTTTCACGGCACCGTGCGAACCTCGCCGCCCCGGCGTTTTCGGTCCGATCGGACTCCGGGATCAGGGGCCGGTGTAGGCGCTGCCGCCGGCTGCTCCGGTGATCCGTCGTCGCTCGTCGGCGTCCGCGGCCCGTCGACGGCCGTACTCCGTGTGAGCCATTATCAGATTCGTTCGATGTAATATCACTTCATTCTTTCCATCATCGCGGTTTCGTAGTCGAAAACTCCCGTCCGGCTCCCCTCCGGCGATGCTTAATCATTGTTCGGATAATACAAACGAATGAAAGATATGCCTTGGTTGCGGCCAATAAAATTAAGTGTTAACCGATCCTCAGGTGTACACAGAGATGAATTCAAATTTACTCGACAGGCAACTTGACGATATCCTCCGCGAACTACTCGCCGAATCCGACGACGAGCTCTTCCTCGTGAACCCCTCGCGGGAAGCGATCGAGTCGTTCGTCGACGTGGCGACGGCGTTCGAGGACGACCGGCCGCTGGTCCGACTGCTCGCCGACG
This is a stretch of genomic DNA from Natronoarchaeum mannanilyticum. It encodes these proteins:
- a CDS encoding zinc finger domain-containing protein, whose amino-acid sequence is MAISQRQSEVVGGRRRQAGTERNDTEPICRRCGGARVEIAESDRAAYACPNCARTHTRDGEQYEPPEVRQYSHRYSA
- a CDS encoding glycoside hydrolase family 3 protein, which codes for MSHDSDGHDEASHADASRRTFMKATGAATATAAIGAGEAAAGGDDDEVDVDELLESLSLEQKAAQMTQVAVSTFDPEATSGDGEDDPLPASFGVDTLGEYFSELGVGSILSGGAAPPSFDAQEVVEGINDLQAYNLEHADHGIPFLYGVDATHGNVLLEGATSLPQRLNMGSTRDPKLVAEAERHTSDATASMGAHWTFAPTTDLQRDPRWGRFFEGISEDPKLEGDISRARARALEDDDRMTACVKHFGAYSIPNNGNDRAPASTSMRDLRTNLFPPYQEALEAEPGTVMVNSGAVNGKPAHASHWLLTEVLRERYGFEGLILSDWDDLYRMLSNHDYAPDFRTATKEAINAGVDMYMIGNGGTAPGPVQFIDTVVSLVEDGEIPMERIDEAVRKVLELKVDLGLFEEPTVDESRIGGTLGGAQESSEQLAKESLVLLENDEETLPLSGDEDVLLTGPGVDGDGNNTRALMQHGGWSLGWQGPSAGGPFPRQSLLVDELESRVDDLTHVPTTYENSTWYAGQGDGQNQQSDENGNFDFTEDQEDAVRDAAPDADAVVVVIGEGCHNEGFGDRDELVLDEAQQALVDVVDEETDDDTPVVGVMLAGAPRGDSETFDQLDALLFAGQPGSDGGVAVAETLVGEYNPSGKLAFSWPRNPGTPVGTVPMPYNRYPPTSTGATDNSPLYEFGRGLSYTDFEYSNLSVAPSSVKDPAKAETVRTSVDVENTGGMAGEHVVEVFNTQSYGSVLQPLRRLLGYERVHLDAGETKTVNIEADLSALEVVPGDVPAIQSKIVEPGDYELSVGDLTTTLSIKSAGSITGNGPLVSLYDANDDGRITGKDIRTLLGNVWNDDDHGRGKKKGHGDD
- a CDS encoding PRC-barrel domain-containing protein — encoded protein: METTSEEITALVGREVYSNNGVFVGEVEDVRLDLDNQQVTGLALHELNPELFSGYVGDSRGVLIPYRWVRSVGDVVLINDIIERLRPREEEGADEVVV